A genomic window from Rattus norvegicus strain BN/NHsdMcwi chromosome 9, GRCr8, whole genome shotgun sequence includes:
- the Rab5a gene encoding ras-related protein Rab-5A isoform X3 — MTSRRPLLRAATWRSRRKQFLRWTQSVCVLVREEPGRSEGRRRREEEEDDDEEEEVLGTRARRLWRRREEGGAERRRRSPAGAARRSESRVGQCEKQRVGDAAATAARRISGPCVASLPGTAPQLPF, encoded by the coding sequence ATGACCTCACGACGTCCTTTGCTGCGTGCGGCTACGTGGCGGAGCCGGCGGAAGCAGTTCCTTCGCTGGACCCAGAGTGTTTGTGTTTTGGTTCGTGAGGAGCCGGGGCGGTCTGAGGGGAGGAGacggagggaggaggaagaggacgacGACGAGGAGGAAGAAGTCCTCGGAACTCGAGCCCGGCGACtctggaggaggagagaggaaggcgGAGCAGAGAGGCGGAGACGCAGCCCGGCAGGGGCGGCACGGCGCTCGGAGTCCCGCGTCGGCCAGTGTGAGAAGCAGCGAGTAGGCGACGCCGCTGCAACTGCGGCGCGTCGGATCTCCGGGCCGTGCGTGGCCTCACTGCCGGGAACCGCGCCCCAG